A single region of the Methanothermobacter sp. K4 genome encodes:
- a CDS encoding DtxR family transcriptional regulator, protein MKHLSENIEEYLETIYRLSESSKNASTTKISKEMGIAPASVTQMLKKLDSEGYVKYSPYRGAILTEKGYRVARRITRKHRLLERFLHDILGIRMERIHRQACEMEHSLSDDAERALCQLLNMPGECPDANPIPACDFKFQTCGECIEMKDRDVEEIGCREGNLKSLTEMDEKQTGRVSFIRGDYRVLRRLMDMGITLGVPIRIIKRAPLSGPIEVEVRGSRVALGRDIADNVFIDTEG, encoded by the coding sequence ATGAAACATCTCAGCGAAAATATAGAGGAGTACCTTGAAACCATCTACAGGCTATCCGAATCCAGTAAAAACGCCAGTACAACTAAAATATCAAAGGAAATGGGAATAGCCCCTGCCAGTGTAACCCAGATGCTTAAAAAACTTGATTCTGAGGGATATGTTAAATACTCCCCCTACCGTGGGGCTATACTAACAGAAAAGGGTTACAGAGTAGCCAGGAGAATAACAAGGAAGCACCGTCTGCTTGAGCGGTTCCTCCACGATATTCTCGGAATCAGGATGGAGAGGATACACAGACAGGCCTGTGAGATGGAACATTCACTCTCAGATGATGCAGAAAGGGCCCTCTGCCAGCTCCTCAACATGCCGGGTGAGTGCCCAGACGCAAACCCGATCCCCGCATGCGACTTCAAATTCCAGACATGCGGGGAATGCATTGAAATGAAGGATAGAGATGTTGAGGAGATAGGATGCCGTGAGGGTAACCTGAAATCACTGACAGAGATGGATGAGAAACAGACTGGAAGGGTTTCCTTCATAAGGGGGGATTACAGGGTTTTAAGGAGGCTCATGGATATGGGAATAACCCTTGGAGTCCCCATAAGGATCATCAAAAGGGCACCTCTCAGCGGACCCATAGAGGTGGAGGTCCGTGGGTCAAGGGTGGCCCTTGGAAGGGATATAGCGGACAACGTATTCATAGATACAGAAGGCTGA
- a CDS encoding acetate uptake transporter yields MTEKEVVIADRTANPAPLGLLGFGITTVLLNLHNAGLFPINSMILAMGFAYGGIAQILASAMEYRKGNTFGTVAFGSYGLFWWSLVLLLVIPKLKFIETAGSAAAAADPVAMAAYLFMWGLFTLVMFIATLKLKRGIQVIFISLAVLFFLLTAGEITGSAIITTIAGYEGIFTGAAAMYVGLAEVINETHGRDVLPI; encoded by the coding sequence ATGACGGAAAAAGAAGTGGTTATAGCAGACAGAACTGCCAACCCGGCTCCGCTTGGACTTCTGGGCTTTGGTATAACCACCGTGCTTCTGAACCTGCACAACGCAGGGCTTTTCCCCATAAACAGTATGATACTTGCAATGGGCTTCGCCTACGGGGGTATAGCCCAGATACTGGCAAGTGCAATGGAATACAGAAAGGGCAACACATTTGGTACAGTTGCATTCGGCTCATATGGACTCTTCTGGTGGTCACTGGTACTTCTGCTTGTGATACCCAAGCTTAAGTTCATTGAAACAGCTGGCAGTGCAGCAGCAGCGGCAGACCCCGTTGCGATGGCAGCATACCTCTTCATGTGGGGCCTGTTTACACTGGTGATGTTCATTGCAACACTCAAACTCAAAAGGGGAATACAGGTGATATTCATAAGCCTTGCAGTGCTATTCTTCCTGCTCACAGCCGGTGAAATCACGGGTTCCGCCATTATAACAACCATTGCAGGTTATGAGGGAATATTCACAGGGGCCGCTGCAATGTATGTTGGCCTTGCAGAGGTCATAAACGAAACCCATGGAAGGGATGTTCTGCCCATATGA
- the acs gene encoding acetate--CoA ligase has translation MSKDTSVLLEETRVFKPHYTIVEEAHIKNWEAELEKGKDHEKYWAEKAKRFEWFRKWDTVLDESNKPFYKWFVNGKINMTHNAVDRWLDTDKRNQVAILYVNERGEERKLTYYELHREVNRTANALKSLGIKKGDAVAMYLPMCPELVISMLACAKIGAVHSVIYSGLSVGALVERLNDAKAKVIITADGTYRRGGVIELKPIVDEAILQCPTIETTVVVKHTDIDIEMSDISGREMLFDKLIEGEEDQCEAEVMDAEDPLFILYTSGSTGKPKGVLHTTGGYMVGVASTLEMTFDIHNGDLWWCTADIGWITGHSYVVYGPLLLGTTTLLYEGAPDYPDPGVWWSIVEKYGVTKFYTAPTAIRHLVRFGEKHPKRYNLESLKILGTVGEPINPEAWMWYYRHIGREKCPIIDTWWQTETGMHLIAPLPVTPLKPGSVTKPLPGIEADVVDEKGNPVPLGKGGFLVIKKPWPAMFRTLFNDEERYLNVYWKQIPGGVYTAGDMARKDEDGYFWIQGRSDDVLNIAGHRIGTAEVESVFVAHPAVAEAAVIGKADPIKGEVIKAFLILKKGHNLNTALIEELKRHLRHELGPVAVIGEMVQVDKLPKTRSGKIMRRILRAREEGKDLGDTSTLEE, from the coding sequence ATGTCAAAGGATACCTCAGTTCTCCTGGAGGAAACAAGGGTCTTCAAACCACACTACACCATTGTGGAGGAGGCCCACATAAAAAACTGGGAGGCCGAGCTGGAAAAGGGAAAGGACCATGAGAAATACTGGGCCGAAAAGGCAAAAAGATTCGAATGGTTCAGGAAATGGGACACTGTACTCGACGAGAGCAACAAGCCATTCTACAAGTGGTTCGTGAACGGCAAGATCAACATGACCCACAACGCCGTGGACAGATGGCTGGACACAGACAAGAGAAACCAGGTCGCCATTCTCTACGTGAACGAGAGGGGAGAGGAAAGGAAGCTAACCTACTATGAACTGCATAGAGAGGTCAACAGGACAGCCAATGCCCTGAAAAGCCTTGGAATCAAAAAGGGCGACGCCGTTGCAATGTACCTCCCCATGTGCCCGGAACTCGTTATATCAATGCTGGCCTGTGCAAAGATAGGGGCCGTGCACAGCGTCATCTATTCTGGTCTGAGCGTCGGAGCACTTGTGGAACGCCTCAACGATGCAAAGGCCAAGGTCATAATAACAGCAGACGGAACCTACAGAAGGGGCGGGGTGATAGAACTCAAACCAATCGTTGACGAGGCCATCCTCCAGTGCCCCACAATAGAGACAACAGTTGTTGTGAAGCACACAGACATCGACATAGAGATGTCAGATATAAGCGGACGTGAAATGCTATTCGACAAGCTCATAGAGGGTGAAGAGGACCAGTGCGAGGCAGAGGTGATGGATGCGGAGGACCCACTATTCATACTCTACACATCAGGAAGTACCGGGAAACCAAAGGGTGTGCTGCACACAACAGGAGGATACATGGTGGGGGTCGCATCAACCCTTGAGATGACCTTTGACATCCACAACGGAGACCTCTGGTGGTGCACAGCAGACATAGGATGGATAACCGGGCACAGCTACGTCGTATACGGACCCCTCCTTCTTGGAACAACAACACTTCTCTATGAGGGGGCACCAGACTACCCTGACCCCGGGGTCTGGTGGAGTATAGTCGAAAAATACGGTGTCACGAAGTTCTACACAGCCCCCACAGCAATAAGGCACCTCGTGAGGTTCGGTGAAAAACACCCGAAACGCTACAACCTGGAGTCCCTCAAGATCCTTGGAACCGTTGGTGAACCAATAAACCCCGAGGCATGGATGTGGTACTACAGACACATTGGAAGGGAAAAATGCCCGATAATCGATACCTGGTGGCAGACAGAAACAGGGATGCACCTAATAGCGCCACTGCCTGTAACACCCCTTAAACCTGGATCCGTCACCAAACCCCTTCCAGGGATCGAAGCGGACGTGGTTGACGAGAAAGGCAACCCTGTGCCGCTAGGTAAGGGCGGCTTCCTCGTAATAAAGAAACCATGGCCTGCAATGTTCAGGACACTATTCAACGACGAGGAGAGGTACCTCAACGTATACTGGAAACAGATCCCCGGTGGAGTCTACACTGCAGGTGACATGGCAAGGAAGGACGAAGACGGCTACTTCTGGATACAGGGTAGATCAGATGACGTCCTCAACATAGCCGGGCACAGGATAGGTACAGCAGAGGTTGAATCAGTCTTCGTGGCCCACCCTGCAGTTGCCGAGGCAGCTGTCATAGGTAAGGCTGACCCCATCAAGGGGGAGGTCATAAAGGCATTCCTCATACTCAAGAAGGGCCATAATTTAAACACAGCACTCATAGAGGAACTCAAAAGGCACCTGCGCCACGAACTGGGACCCGTTGCTGTCATCGGAGAAATGGTACAGGTTGATAAGCTCCCGAAAACAAGGTCAGGAAAAATAATGAGGAGGATACTGAGGGCCCGGGAAGAAGGAAAGGACCTCGGTGATACCTCAACCCTTGAAGAATAG
- the thsA gene encoding thermosome subunit alpha, with the protein MAQGQQPILILPQGTSRYVGKEAQRINILAGKILAETVRTTLGPKGMDKMLVDSLGDIVITNDGVTILREMDISHPAAKMLVEVAKTQEDEVGDGTTTAVIIAGELLKEAEKLIEMGVHPTIIAVGYRQAALKAQEILEDISIRAKDRDTLMKVAVTAMTGKGSERAKEKLAELVVDAVMQVEEDGEIDRDNINIQRIQGASINESRIVNGIVIDKARADTSMPKRVENARIALLKYPIEVKDLETDAKIRLTDPSQMQAFIEQEEQMIRDMVDKIKSSGANVVFCQKGIDDLALHYLSREGILALKRVKKSDIKRIEKATGARLVTNIDDLTEDDLGEAGVVYEKKIFDDVLTFVENCKDPKAISIILRGSTKHVAEEMERALEDAIGVVASTIEDGEVVAGGGAPEVEIARKLREYADTISGREQLAVSAFADALEIVPKTLAENAGLDSIDVLVDLRAAHEESPYMGLDVFDGEVVDMKDEGVLEPQRVKKQAIQSAAEAAEMILRIDDMIAAKGFDVSSKDEEDMEGMGGMGGMGGMPPMM; encoded by the coding sequence ATGGCACAGGGACAGCAGCCCATATTAATATTACCACAGGGCACAAGCCGTTACGTTGGAAAGGAAGCTCAGAGAATCAACATACTTGCAGGTAAGATTCTCGCAGAGACAGTGAGGACAACTCTAGGTCCCAAGGGAATGGACAAGATGCTTGTTGACTCACTTGGAGACATTGTGATCACCAATGATGGGGTTACAATCCTCAGGGAGATGGACATATCCCACCCTGCAGCAAAGATGCTTGTTGAAGTCGCAAAGACCCAGGAAGACGAGGTCGGTGACGGTACAACAACAGCCGTCATCATAGCAGGGGAACTCCTCAAGGAAGCAGAAAAACTCATTGAAATGGGTGTTCACCCAACAATAATAGCTGTGGGTTACAGGCAGGCAGCCCTCAAGGCCCAGGAGATACTCGAAGACATATCCATCAGGGCAAAGGACAGGGACACACTCATGAAGGTTGCAGTGACCGCCATGACAGGTAAGGGTTCAGAAAGGGCCAAGGAAAAACTGGCTGAACTCGTTGTGGATGCGGTCATGCAGGTGGAAGAGGATGGTGAAATCGACAGAGACAACATCAACATACAGAGGATACAGGGAGCATCAATTAACGAGTCAAGAATAGTGAACGGTATAGTGATAGACAAGGCAAGGGCAGACACATCAATGCCCAAGAGGGTCGAAAATGCCAGAATAGCACTCCTCAAGTACCCCATAGAGGTCAAGGACCTTGAAACCGACGCCAAGATAAGGCTGACAGACCCATCACAGATGCAGGCCTTCATCGAACAGGAAGAGCAGATGATCAGGGACATGGTGGACAAGATAAAGAGCTCCGGTGCCAATGTGGTCTTCTGCCAGAAGGGTATCGATGACCTTGCACTCCACTACCTCTCACGTGAGGGTATACTTGCACTCAAGAGGGTCAAGAAATCTGATATTAAACGCATCGAGAAGGCCACAGGTGCCAGGCTTGTTACAAACATTGATGACCTCACAGAGGACGACCTTGGAGAGGCAGGAGTTGTATACGAGAAGAAGATCTTTGATGATGTGCTGACATTCGTGGAGAACTGTAAGGATCCAAAGGCCATCTCCATAATCCTCAGGGGAAGCACAAAGCATGTTGCAGAGGAGATGGAACGTGCACTTGAGGACGCAATAGGTGTTGTGGCCTCAACCATTGAGGACGGCGAGGTTGTTGCAGGGGGAGGAGCACCTGAGGTGGAAATAGCAAGGAAACTCAGGGAATACGCTGACACCATAAGTGGCAGGGAACAGCTTGCAGTCTCAGCCTTTGCAGATGCCCTTGAGATCGTTCCAAAGACCCTTGCAGAGAACGCTGGACTTGACAGCATCGACGTCCTGGTGGACCTCAGGGCTGCCCACGAGGAGTCACCCTACATGGGACTTGACGTTTTCGATGGTGAAGTCGTTGACATGAAGGATGAGGGTGTTCTTGAACCCCAGAGGGTCAAGAAACAGGCCATCCAGTCCGCTGCAGAGGCAGCTGAGATGATCCTCCGCATAGACGACATGATAGCAGCTAAGGGCTTTGATGTTTCATCAAAGGACGAAGAGGATATGGAAGGAATGGGTGGAATGGGTGGAATGGGCGGAATGCCCCCAATGATGTAA
- a CDS encoding FprA family A-type flavoprotein: protein MKADAVKIADGVYWVGVMDWDIRNYHGYTLGGTTYNVYLVFGDDKVALIDNTYPGTSPQMFGRISDAFEREGRDERIDIIIQNHIERDHSGSILEVWKRHRPEIICTEKASEGLREHYPFPDEAVFKTVKTGDSIDLGGKTLTFLEAPMLHWPDSMFTLLAEDGILFSNDAFGQHLCISRRFDTDLPEAVLMDAAMKFYANLLTPLSPLVLRKFSEVKDLGLLDKIQMIAPSHGQIWTEPMKIIEAYTAWATGECSDKATIIYDTMHYSTRMLAHALAEGLMAADVDVSMHFLHEDERSEIVKNILESKAVFIGSPTMFNGPFPSLGDIMYYLKGLTFDRTGFKRLAVVFGSKGWGGGAVRTLKDEISSAGFEVAETLEVNYVPDEDDLERCYSIGKSIGKRIKEM, encoded by the coding sequence ATGAAGGCTGATGCAGTAAAGATTGCAGATGGTGTCTACTGGGTTGGTGTCATGGACTGGGACATACGGAACTACCATGGCTACACCCTTGGAGGCACAACATACAACGTGTACCTCGTCTTTGGAGACGATAAGGTCGCCCTTATTGACAACACATACCCGGGAACATCCCCCCAGATGTTCGGAAGGATAAGTGACGCCTTTGAAAGGGAGGGGAGGGATGAAAGGATAGACATCATAATCCAGAACCACATAGAGAGGGACCACAGCGGTTCAATCCTGGAGGTCTGGAAGCGCCACAGGCCAGAAATAATCTGCACAGAAAAGGCCTCTGAGGGACTAAGGGAACACTATCCCTTCCCCGATGAAGCCGTATTTAAAACAGTGAAAACAGGGGACTCCATTGACCTCGGGGGAAAGACCCTCACATTCCTTGAGGCCCCCATGCTGCACTGGCCAGACAGCATGTTCACCCTCCTTGCTGAGGATGGGATCCTATTCTCAAATGACGCATTCGGCCAGCACCTCTGCATCAGCAGAAGGTTCGACACCGATTTGCCTGAAGCTGTGCTGATGGACGCGGCCATGAAGTTCTATGCCAATCTTTTAACGCCACTATCACCCCTTGTGCTGAGGAAGTTCAGTGAGGTTAAGGACCTCGGGCTTCTCGATAAGATCCAGATGATTGCACCATCCCACGGGCAGATCTGGACAGAGCCCATGAAGATCATAGAGGCATACACAGCATGGGCAACAGGGGAGTGCAGTGACAAGGCCACGATAATCTATGATACCATGCACTACTCAACCAGGATGCTTGCACATGCACTTGCAGAGGGACTCATGGCTGCGGATGTGGATGTTTCAATGCACTTCCTCCACGAGGATGAAAGGAGTGAAATCGTAAAGAACATCCTTGAAAGTAAGGCTGTATTCATTGGGAGCCCCACAATGTTCAACGGGCCATTCCCGAGCCTTGGGGACATAATGTACTACCTCAAGGGGCTCACATTTGATAGAACAGGGTTCAAGAGACTGGCGGTTGTATTCGGATCAAAGGGATGGGGTGGAGGTGCAGTGAGAACACTCAAAGACGAGATAAGCTCTGCAGGGTTTGAGGTTGCAGAGACCCTTGAGGTCAACTACGTCCCGGATGAGGATGATCTGGAGCGCTGCTACAGCATCGGAAAATCAATCGGCAAAAGGATAAAGGAGATGTAA
- a CDS encoding 4Fe-4S binding protein, translating into MKKRDSGCCEDTAAVNGEKYECSCNCGFLEYPDECRVPEPENPSENADDEFIARLEEYARSLGIRNIGYTRLTPDVILAGDPPYMNAVVLTVEMDDDAVLTPPGREARETNDRLYEKLADLTFRVADYLRINGYGAVAIHPMSGLIDLPLLGQNAGIGFKGRNGLLISPGSGPAQKISAVLTGISNLPYGSSDHEWIPSYCGRCGRCIRACPRDALVEVETCCGSTVLLLDDRCTGCSDGCTQCIESCPFYRKNYENIRSAFEKVAKPESKS; encoded by the coding sequence ATGAAGAAAAGAGACAGCGGTTGCTGTGAAGATACAGCTGCAGTTAATGGAGAAAAATATGAATGCAGCTGTAACTGCGGATTTCTGGAGTACCCTGATGAATGCAGGGTGCCGGAGCCTGAAAATCCATCAGAAAATGCAGATGATGAATTCATAGCCCGACTTGAAGAATATGCACGTTCACTTGGCATCAGGAATATTGGCTACACCCGGTTAACACCAGATGTTATCCTTGCAGGTGACCCTCCATACATGAATGCCGTGGTCCTCACTGTGGAGATGGACGACGATGCTGTGCTGACTCCCCCCGGTAGAGAGGCGAGGGAGACGAATGACAGGCTCTACGAGAAACTGGCGGATTTAACCTTCAGGGTGGCCGATTACCTCAGAATTAATGGATATGGTGCTGTGGCCATTCACCCCATGAGCGGCCTCATAGACCTCCCTCTCCTTGGACAGAACGCAGGTATCGGTTTTAAGGGCAGGAACGGTCTTCTTATAAGCCCGGGAAGTGGTCCGGCCCAGAAGATATCTGCGGTCCTCACAGGAATATCAAACCTTCCATATGGTTCCAGTGATCATGAATGGATACCCTCCTACTGCGGGAGATGTGGCAGGTGCATAAGGGCCTGTCCACGGGACGCCCTGGTGGAGGTTGAGACATGCTGCGGATCCACGGTTCTGCTCCTTGATGATAGATGCACCGGCTGCAGTGATGGCTGCACCCAGTGCATAGAGAGCTGTCCATTCTACAGGAAGAACTATGAAAATATAAGGTCAGCCTTTGAGAAAGTGGCGAAACCCGAGAGTAAATCCTGA
- a CDS encoding RimK/LysX family protein, whose protein sequence is MDDSDIRKLLRFTLSEKRVIEELQIPPDAFIPLLFSIRYGGDWSLRKNSGRFMAVKEKVTRFDEDEMIGRTLEIVYLFLNPRVIREEGTVYRLEKCGSKNERELVRRPYRVVVDGDYILRAVLDPLDFKIKLKRLRKPLKFTGSGAYGVSHEMEHLEGMESRGTPFWEFEYEIEDD, encoded by the coding sequence TTGGATGACTCCGACATCAGGAAACTTTTGAGGTTCACCCTCAGTGAAAAGAGGGTTATAGAGGAGCTTCAGATACCCCCTGATGCATTCATACCCCTTCTTTTTTCCATAAGGTATGGTGGTGACTGGAGCCTCAGGAAGAACTCCGGGCGTTTCATGGCGGTGAAGGAGAAGGTCACCCGCTTTGATGAGGATGAGATGATCGGCCGGACCCTGGAAATAGTCTACCTCTTTCTGAACCCCAGGGTGATAAGGGAGGAGGGTACCGTTTACCGCCTTGAGAAGTGCGGCTCAAAAAATGAGAGGGAACTTGTGAGGAGACCCTACCGCGTCGTCGTGGATGGTGATTACATCCTCAGGGCGGTGCTTGATCCCCTTGATTTTAAGATTAAACTGAAGAGACTCAGGAAACCCCTTAAATTCACCGGCTCAGGGGCCTATGGTGTTTCACATGAGATGGAGCACCTTGAGGGTATGGAGTCCCGGGGAACTCCATTCTGGGAATTTGAATATGAAATAGAGGATGATTGA
- a CDS encoding cyclic 2,3-diphosphoglycerate synthase — protein MKATESMICLVDGEHYLPVTRAAVETLDSMEHIDVKALIFIGGTEKLRTSSPEEYTEMMGRPVYFGDDPHRIPYDLIARLIRKYSADTVMDLSDEPVLDYSKRFRIASVVLEEGAVYRGPDFEFQPLTEYDILKKPSLKILGTGKRIGKTAVSAYAARLIHEREYNPCVVAMGRGGPEEPEIVRGDRIEITPEFLMEQSDRGVHAASDHWEDALMSRILTVGCRRCGGGMVGDVFITNMKRGAETANSLDADFIILEGSGAAIPPVKSDRHIVLVGANQPIINIKNFFGPFRIRLADLVILTMCEEPMADDEKVEEIVEFIESVNPEAEVVTTVFRPKPLGDISGKNVLFATTAPDSVKDILVEYLESEYRCQVVGTTPHLSNRPLLQRDIERYIDDADVMLTELKAAAVDVATKDALEAGLEVIYCDNIPIVRDGPQDELDDAIIRVVESAIADFNLRRTP, from the coding sequence ATGAAGGCCACAGAAAGCATGATCTGTCTTGTTGATGGAGAGCACTACCTGCCCGTGACGAGGGCGGCTGTTGAGACCCTTGACTCAATGGAGCACATTGACGTTAAGGCCCTCATCTTCATCGGGGGAACCGAAAAACTCAGGACATCATCACCTGAGGAGTACACCGAGATGATGGGAAGGCCCGTGTACTTCGGTGATGATCCCCACAGGATACCCTATGACCTCATAGCCCGGCTCATCAGAAAGTACAGCGCAGATACTGTTATGGACCTCAGCGATGAACCTGTCCTGGACTATTCAAAGAGATTCAGGATAGCTTCGGTTGTCCTTGAGGAGGGTGCTGTCTACAGGGGCCCTGACTTTGAGTTTCAGCCCCTCACAGAATATGATATACTCAAAAAACCATCCCTTAAGATTCTCGGGACAGGTAAGAGGATAGGTAAAACCGCTGTATCAGCCTATGCCGCCCGCCTTATCCATGAACGTGAGTACAATCCGTGCGTTGTGGCGATGGGTCGCGGCGGCCCTGAGGAGCCAGAGATCGTCCGTGGCGACCGCATAGAAATAACCCCTGAGTTCCTGATGGAACAGTCAGATAGGGGGGTTCATGCCGCCTCTGACCACTGGGAGGACGCCCTCATGAGCCGGATACTCACGGTTGGCTGCAGGCGCTGCGGTGGCGGTATGGTGGGGGATGTGTTCATAACCAACATGAAGAGGGGTGCTGAGACAGCCAACAGCCTGGACGCCGACTTCATAATCCTCGAGGGGAGCGGGGCTGCAATACCCCCAGTGAAATCAGACAGACACATAGTCCTTGTTGGTGCAAACCAGCCCATCATAAATATAAAGAATTTCTTCGGTCCCTTCAGGATAAGGCTGGCGGATCTTGTGATACTCACAATGTGCGAGGAGCCCATGGCAGATGATGAGAAGGTTGAGGAGATCGTTGAGTTCATAGAATCCGTGAACCCCGAGGCAGAGGTTGTGACCACTGTCTTCAGACCCAAACCACTTGGGGACATCAGCGGTAAGAATGTTCTCTTTGCAACCACTGCCCCTGACTCTGTGAAGGATATCCTGGTCGAATACCTTGAGTCTGAGTACCGCTGCCAGGTCGTCGGGACAACCCCCCACCTCTCAAACAGGCCGCTCCTACAGAGGGACATCGAGAGGTACATAGATGACGCTGATGTGATGCTGACAGAGCTCAAGGCGGCCGCGGTTGATGTTGCAACGAAGGACGCCCTTGAGGCGGGGCTCGAGGTCATCTACTGCGACAACATACCCATTGTGAGGGACGGTCCCCAGGATGAACTTGATGATGCCATAATCAGGGTGGTGGAGAGCGCCATAGCTGACTTCAACCTAAGAAGGACCCCATAG
- a CDS encoding UPF0058 family protein — protein MYKDEMIQLHQFLVYVLKYLENGYDIKDECEEYFSLNISPHHIHRTKAEHKYAIFVLSSAISEILAKKEGHNLPPNVVNGLSELAKRSRKEVVKIEAKLEAK, from the coding sequence ATGTATAAGGATGAAATGATACAACTACACCAATTTCTGGTATATGTTCTGAAGTACCTTGAGAATGGATACGATATAAAGGATGAATGCGAAGAGTACTTCTCCCTCAACATCAGCCCCCACCACATCCACCGCACAAAGGCCGAGCATAAATACGCTATTTTTGTACTCTCAAGTGCCATCTCTGAGATCCTCGCAAAGAAGGAAGGACACAACCTCCCACCAAATGTTGTTAATGGCCTCTCAGAACTCGCAAAGCGGTCAAGGAAGGAAGTCGTGAAAATAGAAGCCAAACTGGAGGCAAAATAG
- the hisD gene encoding histidinol dehydrogenase, producing the protein MRIIEFDHERVDELVERARMDVDEVLGPVADIISMVREGGDGALRELTEKFDGVSPETITVGQEEIEAAHKNLDPKVKEALTEAARNIEEFHRLQMPSEWMAEIRPGVSAGQIVRPLDSVGCYIPGGRAVYPSTILMTVIPARIAGVERIVCCTPPASDGSVPDAVLVAADIAGAHEIYRVGGAQAVAAMAYGTETIGAVDKIVGPGNIFVTAAKKLVYGDVDIDFPAGPSEVLIIADESADPEYIALEILAQAEHDPQAASVLVTDSGELAARVDGKVRENIKYMERANIIEESLERYGMIVLTEDIDGAVDFSNAYAPEHLVIMTDSPKETLRGIRNAGSIFLGDLSPVAAGDYGSGTNHVLPTSGCARMYSGLSTESFLKKPTVQMITREGLRNIQETVLRLAEYEGLHAHAESFRRRLDR; encoded by the coding sequence ATGAGGATAATAGAATTTGATCATGAAAGAGTCGATGAGCTTGTTGAAAGAGCAAGGATGGACGTTGATGAGGTACTTGGGCCAGTGGCAGATATCATCTCAATGGTGAGAGAGGGTGGTGATGGGGCCCTCAGGGAACTCACAGAGAAATTTGATGGTGTCTCACCTGAGACCATAACTGTTGGTCAGGAGGAAATAGAGGCTGCCCATAAAAACCTCGACCCCAAGGTGAAGGAAGCACTAACTGAAGCCGCACGAAACATCGAGGAGTTCCACAGGCTCCAGATGCCCTCTGAGTGGATGGCTGAGATCCGGCCCGGGGTCAGCGCAGGGCAGATAGTGCGACCCCTTGACAGTGTGGGCTGCTATATACCCGGCGGAAGGGCCGTTTACCCCTCAACAATACTCATGACCGTGATACCTGCCAGGATAGCAGGGGTTGAAAGGATAGTATGCTGCACACCCCCGGCATCCGATGGCTCAGTCCCCGATGCTGTCCTTGTGGCGGCTGACATTGCAGGTGCACATGAGATATACCGTGTGGGGGGCGCCCAGGCGGTTGCTGCGATGGCCTACGGTACAGAGACAATTGGGGCGGTGGATAAGATAGTGGGACCAGGGAACATATTTGTGACTGCAGCAAAGAAACTGGTATACGGTGACGTGGATATAGACTTCCCGGCAGGCCCATCAGAGGTCCTCATAATTGCAGATGAATCTGCGGACCCTGAGTACATTGCCCTTGAGATACTGGCACAGGCAGAGCACGACCCCCAGGCGGCAAGTGTCCTTGTGACAGACTCAGGGGAGCTTGCAGCCAGGGTGGATGGGAAGGTACGTGAAAATATTAAATACATGGAAAGGGCCAATATCATAGAGGAGTCCCTTGAAAGATACGGAATGATAGTTTTAACGGAGGATATTGACGGGGCCGTGGACTTCAGCAACGCCTACGCCCCGGAACACCTTGTTATAATGACGGATTCTCCCAAAGAAACACTCAGGGGTATCCGTAACGCAGGATCCATATTTCTGGGTGATCTCTCACCGGTGGCGGCAGGGGATTATGGTTCAGGGACCAACCACGTGCTGCCAACATCTGGCTGCGCCAGGATGTACTCGGGCCTATCAACGGAGTCATTCCTCAAGAAACCAACGGTGCAGATGATAACCCGGGAGGGTCTCCGGAACATCCAGGAAACCGTCCTGCGTCTTGCTGAATATGAGGGCCTCCATGCCCATGCAGAGTCATTCCGTAGGAGACTTGATAGGTGA